Proteins encoded in a region of the Mucilaginibacter sabulilitoris genome:
- the mobC gene encoding conjugal transfer protein MobC codes for MQTGENEQALRKIMDFTRYLGILILILHFYFSCYDVFFELHINYPIVDRVLINIYKLKIFQNPLEVKFFAVILLIASLIGSKGKKDENVRLKRALTYTVIGFLIYFLSGVLFNIKVAHFYLGVIYIALTSIGFMLIITGISLLFRIIDVKLNQDVFNKDNETFPQEERKLENDYSINLPAKYNLKGKTRNSWINIINPFRGSLIMGSPGAGKSYFVIRHIITQHIKKGFSMLIYDFKFDDLSVIAYNALLKYAGNYTVRPTIWFIDFDNIKHRCNPLDPGRMEDITDAMESSRTFMLGLNREWIKKQGDFFVESPINFVTALFWFLRKYEKGKYCTLPHAIELAQVEYKYLFALLLTEPEIEVLINPFISAWKNEAYDQLEGQIASAKISMARLVSPSLYYVLSGNDFSLDINNPEDPKIICIGNNPMKQQVYGAVLSLYISRTIKLVNQKGKLKSNLIFDEFPTIYFNNIDSLIATARSNKVATTLAVQDYSQLKKDYGRDQAEVIMNIVGNIVSGQVTGDTSKQLSERFGKIVQERQSVTINSQDTSINKSTQLDFAVPASKISTLSSGEFVGLVADDPNNKIDLKVFHNSIINDHAAMKIEEQNYKKIPNIRQIDSDMIMANYLDIKNDIQQIINQELSLQNEKV; via the coding sequence ATGCAAACTGGAGAAAATGAACAAGCGCTTAGAAAGATCATGGATTTTACCAGGTATCTGGGGATACTCATTTTGATCCTGCATTTTTATTTTTCATGCTACGATGTGTTTTTCGAATTACATATAAATTATCCAATCGTCGATCGGGTTTTGATAAACATTTATAAACTAAAGATCTTTCAAAATCCGCTAGAGGTTAAATTTTTCGCTGTAATTTTATTAATCGCCTCACTGATTGGTAGCAAAGGAAAAAAGGACGAAAATGTTCGGTTAAAACGAGCGCTTACCTATACAGTGATCGGGTTCTTGATCTATTTCCTAAGCGGAGTACTATTTAATATCAAGGTAGCTCATTTCTATCTGGGAGTTATATATATCGCTTTAACCAGTATTGGCTTTATGCTCATAATTACCGGAATCAGCTTATTGTTCCGAATCATTGACGTTAAACTAAATCAGGATGTATTCAATAAGGATAACGAAACCTTTCCCCAGGAGGAAAGGAAACTGGAAAACGATTATTCAATAAACCTCCCCGCCAAATACAATTTGAAGGGGAAAACACGAAACAGTTGGATAAATATTATCAATCCCTTTCGTGGTTCGTTAATTATGGGTAGTCCTGGTGCAGGTAAATCCTACTTTGTAATCAGGCATATTATTACCCAACATATAAAAAAGGGTTTCAGTATGCTTATTTATGACTTCAAGTTTGATGACCTTTCGGTAATCGCCTATAATGCTCTTTTAAAATACGCAGGGAACTATACAGTAAGACCAACTATTTGGTTCATTGATTTTGATAACATCAAACACCGTTGTAACCCACTGGACCCTGGCCGGATGGAAGATATAACAGATGCTATGGAATCATCCCGAACCTTCATGTTGGGCTTAAATAGAGAGTGGATAAAAAAGCAAGGAGACTTCTTTGTAGAGTCGCCGATTAACTTCGTAACCGCTTTATTTTGGTTCCTGCGCAAATATGAGAAAGGGAAATATTGTACATTGCCGCATGCTATTGAATTAGCTCAGGTCGAATACAAATATCTTTTTGCCTTGCTTTTAACAGAGCCGGAAATTGAGGTGCTTATTAATCCATTTATCTCGGCCTGGAAAAACGAGGCCTATGATCAATTAGAAGGTCAGATTGCCAGTGCCAAAATTAGTATGGCTCGGTTGGTCTCACCTTCCTTATATTACGTACTATCCGGCAATGATTTTTCATTAGACATCAATAATCCGGAAGACCCCAAAATTATTTGTATTGGGAACAACCCAATGAAGCAGCAGGTCTACGGCGCTGTGCTAAGCTTGTATATCTCCCGGACCATCAAACTGGTAAACCAAAAGGGCAAACTAAAAAGCAATCTTATTTTTGACGAATTCCCAACCATTTATTTTAATAATATAGATAGTCTGATTGCTACTGCTCGTTCAAATAAGGTAGCAACTACCTTAGCAGTTCAAGATTATAGCCAGTTAAAAAAGGACTACGGAAGAGATCAGGCAGAAGTGATTATGAATATCGTGGGCAATATCGTTTCCGGTCAAGTAACAGGAGATACTTCTAAACAATTAAGTGAAAGGTTTGGCAAAATTGTACAGGAGCGGCAAAGTGTTACTATTAATTCCCAGGATACCTCAATTAATAAATCAACTCAATTAGATTTTGCTGTACCTGCCTCAAAAATATCAACTCTTTCTTCAGGTGAGTTTGTAGGTTTAGTTGCCGACGATCCCAATAATAAAATCGATTTAAAAGTATTTCACAACTCCATCATCAATGACCATGCGGCAATGAAAATTGAGGAACAGAATTATAAAAAAATTCCTAATATCCGGCAGATCGACAGTGATATGATCATGGCTAATTACCTGGATATTAAAAATGATATTCAGCAAATCATAAACCAAGAGCTTTCACTCCAAAACGAAAAAGTTTAA
- a CDS encoding relaxase/mobilization nuclease domain-containing protein, with translation MVAKIKSGKSIIGAINYNEHKVKAGKAKLISAASYGKDQDLLCFNDKLFRLTDLAERNQRTKTNTVHLSLNFDVTERIPTERLIEIADAYMSEIGFCNQPYLVYQHFDAGHPHIHIVSTNIQPNGTRISLHNIGRLVSEPARKKIELDFDLVRADLKDVENKQILRSQIAPLEYGTTDTKRGITNVVNEIIRQYKFTSLAEFNAILKGYNIEADRGKKQSVMYDLKGLRYWPLDSQAKKLGVPIKASAIYKKPTLKYLEQQFHLGEFLRRPLKKQVKDRVDVALRKARTMEQFVSELKGLQIGAVIRENTEGRIYGVTFVDHKNKVVFNGSDLGGYSAAAIIAQIQSAVSSTSSGETGAVNDNMGSFKGEVSNLAKSRETFWDDLLSPTEGNINGIPFEQKKKKKKKKLKL, from the coding sequence ATGGTCGCAAAAATTAAAAGCGGGAAAAGTATAATTGGTGCCATTAACTATAATGAGCATAAGGTTAAGGCGGGAAAAGCCAAGCTTATATCTGCAGCTTCCTATGGAAAAGACCAGGATTTGCTTTGTTTTAATGATAAGCTATTTCGTTTAACAGATTTGGCCGAAAGAAACCAACGCACAAAAACTAATACGGTTCATCTTTCTTTGAATTTTGACGTCACTGAAAGAATACCTACTGAACGGTTAATTGAAATCGCGGATGCCTATATGTCTGAGATTGGTTTCTGTAACCAACCCTATTTAGTGTACCAACATTTCGATGCAGGGCATCCGCACATACATATTGTGTCTACCAACATTCAACCAAATGGAACTCGAATAAGCCTTCATAATATTGGTCGCCTAGTTTCAGAACCGGCTAGAAAAAAAATCGAGTTAGACTTTGACTTGGTGAGAGCAGACCTGAAAGATGTAGAGAACAAACAAATTTTACGGTCTCAGATAGCGCCGTTAGAGTATGGGACTACAGATACAAAACGGGGCATTACGAATGTGGTAAATGAAATCATTCGTCAATATAAATTTACAAGCTTAGCAGAATTTAATGCCATTTTAAAAGGCTATAACATAGAAGCAGATCGCGGAAAAAAACAATCCGTAATGTATGATCTTAAAGGACTTCGATATTGGCCATTAGATAGTCAAGCGAAAAAGCTGGGTGTTCCTATTAAGGCCAGTGCGATCTATAAAAAGCCAACACTAAAATATTTAGAGCAGCAGTTTCATCTCGGTGAATTCCTACGGAGACCCTTAAAAAAGCAAGTAAAAGACCGAGTAGATGTCGCTTTAAGGAAAGCGAGAACAATGGAACAGTTCGTTTCCGAACTAAAAGGCTTACAAATAGGAGCCGTCATCCGTGAAAACACCGAGGGTAGAATTTATGGGGTCACCTTTGTTGACCACAAGAATAAGGTAGTATTTAATGGAAGCGATCTGGGAGGGTATAGCGCCGCTGCAATAATAGCGCAAATTCAGTCAGCCGTATCTTCTACAAGTTCCGGAGAAACGGGCGCAGTTAACGATAATATGGGAAGTTTCAAGGGGGAAGTATCAAACCTAGCCAAATCAAGAGAAACATTCTGGGATGATCTGCTCAGTCCCACAGAGGGCAACATAAACGGGATCCCGTTTGAACAAAAAAAGAAGAAGAAAAAGAAAAAGCTAAAATTATAA
- a CDS encoding plasmid mobilization protein, with protein MEQNNENRSKWIKVRLKPSEEEAFSKDFKKSTFQNLSEYGRAMILGKPVTIVYRDKSMDEVLEELIQLRRELNFIGNNLNQAVKNINSAHGHPDTRLWMNLLTVINGKLEPSITEIKEHISRYSDLWSQKLKAGKV; from the coding sequence ATGGAGCAAAATAATGAAAATAGGTCGAAGTGGATTAAGGTTCGTTTGAAGCCCAGCGAAGAAGAAGCGTTTAGCAAAGATTTTAAAAAATCAACCTTTCAAAACCTAAGTGAATACGGTCGCGCCATGATTCTGGGAAAACCTGTTACCATAGTTTACAGGGATAAATCTATGGATGAGGTATTGGAAGAATTAATTCAGCTAAGACGGGAGCTAAACTTTATAGGCAACAATTTGAATCAGGCGGTTAAAAATATTAATAGTGCCCATGGCCACCCTGATACAAGATTATGGATGAATTTATTAACGGTAATTAATGGAAAGCTGGAACCCTCCATCACAGAAATAAAAGAACACATTAGTCGATATTCTGATTTATGGTCGCAAAAATTAAAAGCGGGAAAAGTATAA
- a CDS encoding ParA family protein, with protein sequence MAKIITIAHQKGGVGKSTIALNLALCFQDQLKVALVDSDLQGSIYHVKEEFPGLDIFLAEKITDIPKLEHELIIVDTPPYLSNKLSDLFMISDYVLIPTKAGFFDVMAIRATLALVKFAQAKKADLKAGIVLNMVKHRSGITKDVYDLLGAMGIPVLNTRIHDRVSITRSAITTGVLNGADLKAKEELTSLAEEIVNYISA encoded by the coding sequence ATGGCAAAGATCATCACCATTGCGCATCAAAAAGGTGGCGTAGGAAAGAGCACAATCGCATTGAACCTGGCATTGTGTTTTCAGGATCAATTAAAAGTCGCTTTAGTTGACTCTGACCTCCAGGGTAGTATTTATCACGTAAAGGAAGAGTTTCCAGGACTGGATATTTTCCTTGCAGAAAAGATCACAGATATTCCGAAACTGGAGCATGAGCTTATTATTGTTGATACACCTCCCTATTTATCTAATAAGCTGAGCGATCTATTTATGATTTCCGATTATGTTTTGATTCCTACAAAGGCAGGCTTTTTTGACGTCATGGCCATTCGTGCGACATTAGCATTAGTCAAGTTCGCTCAAGCTAAAAAAGCAGATCTGAAAGCGGGCATTGTCTTGAACATGGTTAAACATAGGTCCGGCATTACTAAAGATGTATACGACCTACTGGGGGCTATGGGCATTCCTGTATTAAATACCCGAATTCATGACCGGGTAAGTATAACCCGATCGGCGATCACCACCGGCGTTTTAAATGGCGCCGACCTTAAAGCCAAGGAAGAGCTTACTTCGTTGGCTGAAGAAATCGTCAATTACATAAGTGCATAA
- a CDS encoding MOSC and FAD-binding oxidoreductase domain-containing protein — translation MKVLSINVGMSQEVEFRGKLIKTSIFKKPVKGKVTVRRLNIDGDCQTDLIGHGGEHRAVMVYQAESYHYWSKQLNREDLFYGQFGENLTVEGLADKEVYIGDHYEIGTAIFEVTQPRVTCYRVGISMGVPEMPALLVSHKRPGFYFRVIREGEIAAGDLIKKIADGPGKMSIADVDSLLYSKNHPTEELVRAINIPALSDGWRQSFQDLLKSSQAGIAEGNTGLSGVNGRPLAWAGYRQFVIADSHLETTDIKSFELRPADGKSLASFLPGQHIAIRIPAGRGKALLTRMFSLCGPAGGDRYRIAVKREKDGLCSAYMHDQLQKGDTLEVSAPRGEFILSDLQCPVVLLSAGVGITPMLGMLYTLEENMPTREIWWIHSARNESSYPFLKEVEEIRSRLSAFHALKVYSQPAEGEQIGIHYDFQGHLSLSVLKSLNLPSGCEYYLCGPPGYLSDTTAALVALGVSDAQIKSEIFGDYAASTVADLKPHLPPDNDGKGPLINFTKSNIAFHWSPRYDNILEAAEACDIPVHWSCRVGVCHRCESSLLDGKIKYTSPPLDPPATGRLLICCSVPFSDLDLDL, via the coding sequence ATGAAAGTTTTGTCCATAAATGTCGGAATGTCACAAGAAGTGGAATTCCGGGGAAAACTTATCAAAACCTCTATATTTAAAAAGCCGGTGAAAGGAAAGGTCACCGTCAGGCGCCTGAATATAGATGGGGATTGCCAGACTGATCTGATCGGGCATGGAGGCGAGCACCGTGCGGTTATGGTGTACCAGGCCGAATCTTATCACTATTGGAGTAAGCAATTGAACCGTGAAGATCTTTTTTATGGGCAATTTGGTGAAAATCTTACGGTGGAGGGATTAGCTGACAAAGAGGTATATATCGGAGACCATTATGAGATAGGGACCGCCATTTTCGAGGTTACGCAGCCGAGAGTGACTTGCTACAGGGTGGGGATAAGTATGGGCGTTCCTGAAATGCCCGCACTTCTCGTATCTCACAAACGACCTGGTTTTTATTTTCGCGTTATCCGGGAAGGAGAGATCGCTGCAGGTGATCTGATTAAAAAGATAGCAGACGGCCCAGGTAAAATGAGCATCGCAGATGTGGACTCTTTATTGTATTCAAAAAACCATCCTACGGAAGAATTAGTCAGGGCTATAAATATCCCTGCGTTAAGCGATGGCTGGCGTCAATCATTCCAAGACCTGCTGAAATCTTCACAGGCAGGGATTGCCGAGGGTAATACCGGCCTTTCAGGGGTAAACGGCCGTCCGCTTGCATGGGCAGGCTACCGGCAGTTTGTCATAGCCGATTCGCATCTGGAAACAACAGACATCAAATCATTTGAACTTCGGCCGGCCGACGGGAAGTCTTTGGCCAGTTTCTTACCCGGACAACATATCGCCATCAGGATTCCCGCAGGGCGCGGTAAGGCTCTTTTGACGAGGATGTTCTCGCTTTGCGGGCCGGCGGGCGGCGACCGCTATCGCATCGCGGTTAAGCGGGAGAAGGATGGGCTTTGCAGCGCCTATATGCATGATCAACTACAAAAAGGCGATACGCTTGAAGTAAGCGCTCCCCGGGGCGAATTCATTCTGTCAGACCTGCAGTGTCCTGTAGTATTGTTAAGCGCCGGCGTCGGGATCACACCAATGCTGGGCATGCTTTATACCCTTGAAGAGAACATGCCCACAAGGGAAATCTGGTGGATCCATTCTGCACGAAATGAGAGCAGCTATCCATTTTTAAAGGAGGTTGAAGAAATAAGGTCCCGACTTAGCGCCTTCCACGCGTTAAAGGTCTATAGTCAACCGGCGGAAGGGGAACAAATTGGAATACATTATGATTTTCAGGGGCATCTTAGCCTGTCTGTTTTAAAAAGCCTGAATTTACCATCGGGCTGCGAGTATTATCTCTGTGGACCTCCGGGTTATCTTTCTGATACGACAGCCGCACTAGTCGCTCTTGGCGTTTCCGACGCACAAATTAAATCAGAGATATTCGGAGATTACGCGGCCAGCACCGTGGCTGATTTAAAGCCGCATCTTCCGCCTGACAATGACGGTAAAGGACCGCTAATCAACTTTACAAAGAGCAATATTGCATTCCACTGGAGCCCACGGTATGATAATATACTTGAAGCTGCAGAGGCCTGCGACATTCCTGTTCACTGGTCCTGCCGTGTCGGCGTTTGTCACCGGTGCGAAAGCTCTTTGCTGGATGGCAAGATCAAATACACATCCCCGCCCCTTGATCCTCCTGCTACAGGCAGACTGCTTATCTGTTGTTCGGTTCCTTTTTCTGACCTCGACCTCGACCTTTAA
- a CDS encoding TMEM175 family protein, which translates to MTIQKQRMLDKKQSKQIEKDDKFSEFTPERINAFSDGIFAIIITIMILELKLPSSPTFSALFAEWPTWVSYLASYIFIAIVWINHHYLLKHSTMARLPLMWANFAHLFSVSLVPFSTNWMAETRLRSVPVVMYGFVFLLVNITYLLLIRETVAAKKNADMPNGTKRLFLVRSALTMLIFGSGMVVALWYPYIGFGMICACLTLYLRPDVPAIRMKV; encoded by the coding sequence ATGACGATTCAAAAACAAAGAATGCTTGACAAGAAGCAGAGCAAACAAATAGAAAAGGACGATAAATTCTCTGAATTTACACCTGAGCGTATAAACGCTTTTTCTGATGGTATTTTTGCCATTATTATCACTATTATGATACTGGAGTTGAAACTTCCTTCAAGTCCGACATTCAGCGCATTGTTTGCGGAATGGCCCACCTGGGTCAGCTACTTGGCGAGTTACATTTTCATTGCTATTGTGTGGATAAATCACCATTATCTGTTAAAGCATTCGACTATGGCACGTTTACCACTGATGTGGGCCAATTTTGCGCATCTTTTTTCCGTTTCATTGGTCCCTTTTAGCACCAACTGGATGGCTGAAACGCGCCTGCGGTCAGTTCCGGTTGTGATGTACGGATTTGTATTCCTGCTGGTGAATATCACTTATCTTTTACTGATACGGGAAACGGTGGCTGCGAAAAAAAACGCGGACATGCCAAATGGCACCAAAAGATTATTCCTTGTGCGGTCGGCATTAACCATGCTGATTTTCGGCAGTGGAATGGTTGTCGCTTTATGGTATCCCTACATTGGGTTCGGAATGATCTGCGCCTGCCTTACACTCTATTTGCGTCCTGACGTGCCGGCTATAAGAATGAAAGTGTAA